A part of Aegilops tauschii subsp. strangulata cultivar AL8/78 chromosome 2, Aet v6.0, whole genome shotgun sequence genomic DNA contains:
- the LOC109770356 gene encoding 6,7-dimethyl-8-ribityllumazine synthase, chloroplastic codes for MATSPATSSAAARASSFARLSNAPLRAPRAAAVSFPSPNSARPAALVADARASRLPVVAAAAAGHQRLMGSLTNTEGLRFAVVVARFNEIVTNLLLQGALEAFERYSVKAENITVVSVPGSFEIPVAAQKLGKSGKYDAILCIGAVIRGDTTHYDAVANSAASGVLNAGLSAGVPCVFGVLTCDDMDQALNRAGGKAGNKGAETAITAIEMASLFRHHLA; via the exons ATGGCGACCTCACCGGCAACATCGTCCGCGGCCGCGAGGGCCTCCTCCTTCGCGCGGCTATCCAACGCGCCTCTGCGCGCGCCcagagccgccgccgtctcgttCCCGTCTCCCAACTCCG CTCGTCCGGCCGCGCTGGTCGCGGATGCTCGGGCTTCCCGGCTCCCCGTCGTGGCCGCAGCCGCCGCAGGGCACCAGCGGCTGATGGGGTCGCTGACCAACACCGAGGGGCTCAGGTTCGCCGTG GTTGTGGCACGGTTCAATGAGATAGTGACCAACTTGCTTCTGCAGGGGGCTTTAGAGGCATTCGAGCGATACTCCGTCAAAGCAGAAAATATCACA GTTGTTAGTGTTCCTGGCAGCTTTGAAATTCCTGTTGCAGCACAGAAGCTTGGGAAGTCTGGAAAGTATGATGCAATTTTGTGCATTGGGGCTGTG ATTAGAGGTGACACAACCCACTATGATGCTGTTGCAAACTCTGCTGCTTCAGGTGTACTCAATGCTGGATTGTCTGCTG GCGTCCCCTGCGTATTTGGTGTTCTGACCTGTGATGACATGGACCAG GCGCTAAATCGTGCTGGTGGCAAGGCTGGAAACAAAGGTGCTGAGACCGCCATAACTGCT ATTGAGATGGCCTCGCTGTTTCGGCATCACTTAGCCTGA
- the LOC109770357 gene encoding ubiquitin-like-conjugating enzyme ATG10 encodes MGSSSACDGTLSLDEFNASAKALVTKWRGIDVDALPDWEWRPCRKMGVPSETEGFVALEGVYRIRAGSQIEESSDDPVPDDDVVGHDTSVQSSRDNVHLYDFHIVYSFSYKVPVLYFQGLQAGGQLLTLDEIKKDLPPHSLQLLNESKWTFITREEHPHLSRPWFTLHPCGTSDWMKLLLHKLGDKDRSLQYLPAWLSVAGQAVGLKIPLKLYCSS; translated from the exons ATGGGGAGCTCCTCCGCGTGCGACGGGACTCTGTCACTCGACGAGTTCAACGCCTCAGCGAAGGCCCTGGTCACCAAGTGGAGGGGGATTGATGTCGACGCTCTTCCCGACTGGGAGTGGAGGCCTTGCCGCAAGATGGGGGTGCCATCTGAG ACAGAGGGGTTTGTAGCCCTCGAAGGAGTCTATCGAATTCGTGCAGGAAGCCAG ATTGAGGAGAGCAGTGACGACCCTGTCCCTGATGATGATGTTGTAGGGCATGATACCTCG GTTCAGAGCTCTAGGGATAATGTTCATCTTTATGATTTCCATATTGTCTACAGCTTTTCTTACAAGGTTCCGGTGCTATACTTTCAAGGTCTTCAGGCTG GTGGGCAGCTGCTAACTTTAGATGAGATAAAAAAGGATCTTCCTCCTCATTCACTTCAGTTGTTAAACGAATCAAAGTGGACATTTATTACTCGAGAG GAGCATCCCCACCTAAGTAGGCCATGGTTCACCCTGCATCCATGTGGAACCAGTGACTGGATGAAGTTGCTTCTTCATAAACTGGGAGATAAAGATCGATCTCTGCAATACTTGCCAGCATGGTTATCTGTGGCCGGTCAGGCAGTAGGATTGAAAATCCCGCTTAAGCTTTATTGCAGTTCATAG
- the LOC109770354 gene encoding la protein 1, protein MATTDAPAAAPAAPAPAPAVSLDETKAKNVLRQVEFYFSDSNLPRDGFLRKTVEESEDGLVSLALICSFAKMRSHLGLDATVKEDGVPETTVLAVAKVLRCSAALRVSEDGKRVGRANELLKPDEIIVQIDSRSIAVSPLPHNVKLEDVQSFFTQYGKVNSVRLPKHVSDKRQFCGTALVEFSEEDEANNIMNNKLSFAGADLEIKTKKEFDAEMEAKKEAYEKSHPNTHPNKNGHDEGYPKGLILSFKLKRILADGDTEQNGGDKVDNSNKKEGASDSVEESGKASEEKAPENTDAKEEKSDDAEELKGSDAQSVKKDDKSPSENDKEPVSREDFKEYFAKFGTVRYVDFSKGDDSGYLRFEESTAAEKARAFAALADEGGLVMKGHLVTLEPVSGQAEKDYWSGIKGGQGRFNNNNRSNRGGRDWKNNRGGGGRHHGGGKRGGRHSDNHERANKVQKLDSSP, encoded by the exons ATGGCGACAacagacgcccccgccgccgcccccgccgcccccgctcCAGCTCCCGCGGTTTCCCTCGACGAGACCAAGGCAAAGAATGTCCTCCGCCAG GTGGAGTTCTACTTCAGCGACAGCAACCTCCCCCGCGACGGTTTCCTGCGGAAGACCGTCGAGGAAAGCGAGGATGGAT TGGTGAGCTTGGCTCTTATCTGCTCCTTCGCGAAGATGAGGTCGCACCTTGGCCTAGATGCCACCGTGAAGGAGGACGGCGTGCCAGAGACGACGGTGCTCGCGGTCGCCAAGGTGCTGCGGTGTTCCGCGGCCCTCCGTGTCTCTGAGGACG GGAAGAGAGTTGGGAGAGCTAACGAGTTGTTGAAGCCAGATGAGATTATAGTGCAAATTGACTCGAGGTCAATTGCTGTGTCACCACTTCCTCACAACGTAAAGCTGGAAGATGTTCAATCTTTCTTTACTCAGTATGGCAAG GTTAACAGCGTAAGGCTACCAAAACATGTTTCTGACAAGAGGCAGTTCTGCGGCACAGCTTTGGTCGAATTTTCGGAAGAAGATGAAGCGAACAATATCATGAATAACAAACTTAGTTTTGCAGGAGCGGATCTGGAAATAAAAACAAA GAAGGAATTTGATGCTGAAATGGAGGCTAAGAAAGAAGCTTATGAGAAGTCGCACCCTAATACACACCCTAATAAAAACGGTCACGACGAAGG ATACCCAAAAGGTCTGATTCTGTCTTTCAAGCTGAAGAGAATTCTAGCTGATGGTGACACAGAACAAAATGGTGGGGACAAAGTTGATAATAGCAACAAGAAGGAAGGGGCTTCCGATTCTGTGGAGGAATCGGGGAAAGCTTCTGAAGAGAAGGCCCCTGAGAACACTGATGCCAAGGAAGAGAAGTCAGATGATGCTGAGGAGTTGAAAGGGTCAGATGCACAATCTGTTAAAAAGGATGATAAAAGCCCTTCAGAAAATGACAAGGAGCCAGTTTCAAGGGAGGACTTCAAAGAATATTTTGCCAAATTTGGCACAGTGCGG TATGTGGACTTCAGTAAGGGGGATGATTCAGGATACCTTAGGTTTGAGGAATCGACGGCCGCGGAAAAGGCCCGTGCATTTGCAGCTCTTGCGGATGAAGGTGGTTTGGTTATGAAGGGCCACCTTGTCACTTTGGAACCTGTGTCTG GACAAGCTGAGAAAGATTATTGGAGTGGAATAAAGGGTGGCCAAGGGAGATTCAATAACAATAATAGAAGCAACAGGGGAGGAAG GGACTGGAAGAACAACAGAGGTGGCGGCGGAAGGCACCACGGTGGTGGGAAGCGGGGTGGTCGCCACTCTGACAACCACGAAAGGGCTAACAAAGTCCAAAAGCTTGATTCGTCTCCTTAG